A genomic region of Arachis hypogaea cultivar Tifrunner chromosome 5, arahy.Tifrunner.gnm2.J5K5, whole genome shotgun sequence contains the following coding sequences:
- the LOC112801742 gene encoding 3-hydroxyisobutyryl-CoA hydrolase 1-like produces the protein MALSFKFDTEPRNQVLFAGNSSVKLVILNRPHKLNCLNFEMVSQILKNLRMYENDSSVKLVILKGNGKGFCAGGDVVSLISCSLIGHWTYPMKFYGKQLILDHLVATYKKPLVSVINGVVMGGGAGLSMNTTFRIVTEKAVFAMPEAHIGYFPDVGASYFLSRLPGYFGEYLGLTGTHLDGIEMAACGLATHFVHSTKLNALENALQAITSSNVSTVSALIETFTEKPTVKQDSPFKRLEIINKCFSKGTVEDIIQSLENELENGAEEKWITNALSSMRFSCPMSLKIFLKSIRKGRIQNIEECLYRDYNIACHLNRRTVSNNFYEGSRAKLFDKDNKPKWEPSKPELVSEKMVDQHFTNITDDTWEPLQLPQRSHSPFITASRL, from the exons ATGGCTCTGAGTTTTAAGTTTGACACAGAACCAAGAAAccag GTACTTTTCGCAGGAAATTCTTCTGTGAAGCTAGTGATACTAAATAGGCCTCACAAGTTAAATTGCCTTAACTTTGAAATG GTTTctcaaattttaaagaatttaaggATGTATGAGAATGATTCGTCAGTTAAACTTGTAATATTGAAG GGGAATGGAAAAGGATTTTGTGCCGGAGGTGATGTAGTATCACTAATTTCTTGCTCACTCATAG GACATTGGACTTACCCTATGAAATTTTATGGTAAACAACTCATTTTGGACCATTTGGTTGCAACCTACAAAAAGCCTCTA GTATCTGTGATTAATGGAGTGGTTATGGGAGGAGGAGCGGGTCTTTCCATGAACACAACCTTCAGAATTGTAACTGAAAAAGCT gtATTTGCAATGCCAGAGGCACATATAGGGTATTTTCCAGATGTGGGTGCAAGTTACTTCCTATCTAGGCTTCCTGGCTATTTTG GGGAGTATTTAGGGTTAACTGGGACTCATTTGGATGGAATAGAAATGGCAGCATGTGGATTAGCTACACATTTCGTCCATTCCACG AAGCTTAATGCATTGGAAAATGCTCTACAAGCTATTACTTCTTCAAATGTATCAACAGTTTCTGCTTTAATAGAAACTTTCACAGAGAAACCAACTGTGAAACAGGATAGCCCTTTCAAGAG ATTGGAGATTATAAACAAATGTTTCTCAAAAGGGACAGTGGAAGATATAATTCAATCCTTG gaAAATGAATTAGAAAACGGAGCAGAAGAAAAGTGGATAACAAATGCATTAAGTTCTATGCGCTTTTCATGTCCCATGAGTCTCAAGATCTTCTTAAAATct ATCAGAAAAGGCAGAATACAAAATATTGAAGAATGTCTTTACAGGGATTATAACATTGCTTGCCACCTCAATCGAAGAACAGTAAGCAATAATTTCTACGag GGTTCAAGAGCAAAGCTGTTTGATAAAGACAACAAGCCTAAG TGGGAGCCTTCAAAGCCAGAGTTGGTTAGTGAAAAAATGGTGGATCAGCACTTTACAAATATCACTGACGATACATGGGAGCCTTTACAACTTCCTCAAAGATCCCATTCTCCATTCATAACTGCCAGTagattataa
- the LOC112803655 gene encoding secoisolariciresinol dehydrogenase-like: MARIFCKHGAKVVIADIRDQQGLALQDTIGIEFATYVHCDVTKEEDVENVVNIAISNYQKLDIIVNNAAAIDDYRNPSIINNDVSEFERILRVNLIGPFLVIKHAARVMIPEKKGSIVNVGSVSSSVGGIATHACTSSKHGLIGLTKNAAADLGKFGIRVNCLSPYFIANDAGKEFFKLDEEGCLNVYSNLKGVHLMEEDVAQAAVYLASDESKYISGHNLAVDGGFTTINPIFGVFSQS; the protein is encoded by the coding sequence ATGGCAAGGATATTCTGCAAACATGGCGCCAAGGTTGTGATTGCCGACATTCGAGATCAACAAGGACTCGCACTCCAAGATACCATAGGAATTGAATTCGCAACCTATGTACATTGTGATGTAACTAAAGAAGAGGATGTCGAGAATGTAGTTAACATAGCAATATCAAACTATCAAAAGCTAGACATAATTGTGAACAACGCTGCAGCAATAGATGATTATCGTAATCCTAGCATTATAAACAATGATGTATCCGAATTCGAGCGCATTCTTAGGGTTAACCTCATAGGACCTTTCTTGGTAATCAAGCATGCAGCTAGAGTGATGATTCCAGAGAAAAAGGGTAGTATTGTAAATGTAGGGAGTGTAAGTTCAAGCGTTGGAGGGATTGCAACTCATGCATGCACAAGCTCCAAACATGGCTTAATTGGACTCACAAAGAATGCAGCTGCTGATCTTGGCAAATTTGGGATAAGAGTGAATTGCTTGTCTCCTTACTTTATTGCGAATGATGCAGGTAAAGAGTTCTTCAAACTTGATGAGGAAGGGTGCTTAAATGTTTATTCAAATCTGAAAGGTGTTCATTTGATGGAAGAAGATGTAGCACAAGCTGCAGTGTATTTGGCTAGTGATGAGTCCAAGTACATCAGTGGTCATAATCTAGCCGTGGATGGTGGTTTTACTACAATCAATCCAAtttttggtgtgttctcacaATCTTAA
- the LOC112803656 gene encoding 3-hydroxyisobutyryl-CoA hydrolase 1-like, producing the protein MALSFKFDTEPINQVLFGGNSSVKLVILNRPHKLNVLNFEMVSQILKHLRMYEDDSSVKLVILKVFAMPEAHIGYFPDVGASYFLSRLPGYFGEYLGLTGTRLDGIEMAACGLATHFVHSTKLNALENALQAITSSNVSTVSALIETFTEKPTVKQDSPFKRLEIINKCFSKGTVEDIIQSLENELENGAEEKWITNTLSSMRFSSPMSLKIFLKSIRKGRIENIEECLYRDYNIACHLNRRTVSNDFYEGSRAKLFDKDKA; encoded by the exons ATGGCTCTGAGTTTTAAGTTTGACACAGAACCAATAAACCag GTACTTTTCGGAGGAAATTCTTCTGTGAAGCTAGTGATACTAAATAGGCCTCATAAGTTAAATGTCCTTAACTTTGAAATG GTTTCTCAAATTTTAAAGCATTTAAGGATGTATGAGGATGACTCGTCAGTTAAACTTGTAATATTGAAG gtATTTGCAATGCCAGAGGCACATATAGGGTATTTTCCAGATGTGGGTGCAAGTTACTTCCTATCTAGGCTTCCTGGCTATTTTG GGGAGTATTTAGGGTTAACTGGAACTCGTTTGGATGGAATAGAAATGGCAGCATGTGGATTAGCTACACATTTCGTCCATTCCACG AAGCTTAATGCATTGGAAAATGCTCTACAAGCTATTACTTCTTCAAATGTATCAACAGTTTCTGCTTTAATAGAAACTTTCACAGAGAAACCAACTGTGAAACAGGATAGCCCTTTCAAGAG ATTGGAGATTATAAACAAATGTTTCTCAAAAGGGACAGTGGAAGATATAATTCAATCCTTG gaAAATGAATTAGAAAACGGAGCAGAAGAAAAGTGGATAACAAATACATTAAGCTCTATGCGTTTTTCAAGTCCCATGAGTCTTAAGATCTTCTTAAAATCT ATCAGAAAAGGCAGAATAGAAAACATTGAAGAATGTCTTTACAGGGATTATAACATCGCTTGCCACCTCAATCGAAGAACAGTAAGCAATGATTTCTACGag GGTTCAAGAGCAAAGCTGTTTGATAAAGACAAAGCCTAA